TCGCACCTTTGGCGACGTGCTCGCCGCCGAGCATTTCAAACACGGCATCGACTCCTTCGCCGTGGGTCAAGTCCTTGATTGCATACTGATAGTCCTGTTTCTTGTAGTTGATGCCGTGCTGCAAGCCGAGTTCGCGGACGCGTGCCAGCTTATCGTCTGACGAAGAAGTGCCATACATCTCGATGCCAAGAATCTTTCCGATCTGCACGGCGGCAGTGCCCACACCGCCTGCAACCGCTTGAATGAGGACACGAGTGCCTGCCGGTTTGTCGATTAATCCAGCTTTCCAGTACGCGAAATATGCGGTGAAGAAATTTACCGGAAACGCTGCTGCTTCCTCTGCAGTCCAACTGTCGGGGACGGGCCAGAGGAGTGCGCGTTGACCGGCAGTCGTTTCGGCAAATGCGCTCCACTGCGTGTATCCCATGACGCGCTTGCCCGTCGCAATCTCGACGCCCGCAAACTCGCGTCCCGCGACAAGCGGCGGTTTGGGAGTGCCAGCATATCCGCCCTGAGTCGTCATCAAGTCGGCGAAATTCAATCCGCCGGCCTCGACCTTTACCAGCGTCTGATCTGGTCCTGCATGGGGATCAGGAACTTCTTGTATTTCCAGGACTTCAGGCCCGCCGAAGCGAGGGATCACGAGTGCTTTCATGAGGAAAGTGTAGCAAGGGGCGTCGTTGGTCGATAGTCGTTCGCTATTCGGTAAACGAGGGG
The DNA window shown above is from Acidobacteriota bacterium and carries:
- a CDS encoding NADPH:quinone oxidoreductase family protein, yielding MIPRFGGPEVLEIQEVPDPHAGPDQTLVKVEAGGLNFADLMTTQGGYAGTPKPPLVAGREFAGVEIATGKRVMGYTQWSAFAETTAGQRALLWPVPDSWTAEEAAAFPVNFFTAYFAYWKAGLIDKPAGTRVLIQAVAGGVGTAAVQIGKILGIEMYGTSSSDDKLARVRELGLQHGINYKKQDYQYAIKDLTHGEGVDAVFEMLGGEHVAKGAKCLRDFGRIIVYGAATGQPPVLDTRILYTKGASVHGLWLSYLSRNTALMGTAWQQLSQWLQQGKLHPVIGQVFPLQEARAAYTLIQAGQNYGKIVLKIS